From Anopheles coluzzii chromosome 3, AcolN3, whole genome shotgun sequence, the proteins below share one genomic window:
- the LOC120957013 gene encoding damage-control phosphatase ARMT1-like, producing the protein MTDLTTKYNIIDEKPPFNAPLKGQYKQGFGYYTMRERLPVILTQVIDQLSKDKEQIVANFGGETAREELKGAIGEISKLKYELQTDKDFRPIKTALGDETVWNSFLEGLGQDNSYFSACWLYAETYMYRRLNNIFENTQTLQKLDYFQQQKHKALTNSYDAMVAVLRSIEAFNGETRTTEEIGSFFRNLLKLNLWGNRCDLSISAGQDVKQDGDPFSLLDSLDQCIVRDQTQDIWECITTNGSSGIVEIINDNSGYELFTDLCLADFIVRHQLAPQVCFNVKAIPWYISDVTPKDLQWTLDTLASNDSQPLLAQFGTRLKAHFASGALEMRPVDHFWTSPYEFYRMRDIAPALYEKLSQAKLLVFKGDLNYRKLLGDFNFPYNTPFLEALRGFLPTSLCTLRTVKADLICGLPDGMAEELTRKDASWMVTGEYGVIQFAGK; encoded by the exons ATGACCGACCTAACGACCAAGTACAATATCATCGATGAAAAGCCACCCTTTAACGCACCGTTGAAGGGACAATACAAGCA GGGCTTCGGTTACTACACCATGCGCGAGCGACTGCCCGTCATCCTGACGCAGGTGATTGATCAGCTGTCCAAGGACAAGGAGCAGATTGTGGCCAACTTTGGTGGCGAAACGGCGCGCGAAGAGTTGAAGGGTGCGATCGGGGAAATTTCCAAGCTGAAGTATGAGCTGCAGACGGATAAGGACTTTCGCCCGATAAAGACGGCGCTCGGGGACGAGACGGTGTGGAACAGCTTTCTCGAGGGTCTTGGGCAGGACAATTCCTACTTTTCCGCCTGCTGGCTGTACGCGGAAACGTACATGTACCGGCGGTTAAACAACATCTTCGAGAACAC TCAAACGCTACAAAAGCTGGACTACtttcagcagcaaaagcataaAGCGCTGACAAACTCGTACGATGCCATGGTTGCGGTGTTGCGATCCATCGAAGCATTCAACGGAGAAACCAGAACAACGGAAGAAATCGGTTCCTTTTTCCGCAATCTGTTAAAG TTGAACCTTTGGGGCAATCGATGCGACTTGTCCATCAGCGCCGGTCAGGATGTGAAACAGGACGGTGACCCGTTCAGTCTGCTCGACTCGCTCGACCAGTGCATTGTGCGCGATCAGACACAAGACATTTGGGAGTGCATTACGACCAACGGCTCCTCTGGCATTGTGGAGATCATAAATGACAACTCCGGGTACGAACTGTTCACCGACCTTTGTTTGGCGGATTTTATCGTTCGTCATCAGCTCGCCCCCCAGGTGTGCTTCAACGTGAAGGCCATTCCGTGGTACATATCGGACGTAACGCCGAAGGACCTGCAGTGGACGCTGGACACGCTGGCCTCGAACGATTCGCAGCCACTGCTCGCACAGTTCGGTACGCGTCTGAAAGCCCACTTTGCATCCGGGGCGCTAGAAATGCGCCCTGTCGATCACTTCTGGACCTCACCGTACGAGTTCTACCGAATGCGCGACATTGCACCGGCACTGTACGAAAAGCTATCGCAGGCAAAGCTGCTCGTGTTCAAGGGGGATCTGAACTATCGGAAACTGTTGGGAGATTTTAACTTCCCGTACAATACGCCCTTCCTTGAGGCGCTGCGTGGCTTTCTGCCGACCAGCCTGTGCACGTTGCGCACGGTAAAGGCGGATCTGATCTGCGGGCTGCCGGATGGGATGGCGGAAGAGCTGACGCGCAAGGACGCCTCGTGGATGGTGACCGGGGAGTACGGGGTGATACAGTTTGCCGGGAAATGA